The following coding sequences are from one Epilithonimonas vandammei window:
- a CDS encoding plasmid mobilization protein has product MENDFLKQFVRQISEQQIAKVAEEKRRNRFREIGREGGLKKKTANHFSKVVSVRFTEKEFEKIRKEAEKYNLKISKYLRLISTEKELKVNEFKTDEVLLNYGNNFIRISNLLRNREWNEFENKKEILEEIHTVTKLIREYLYQQIIKHEQFGNDEEDQ; this is encoded by the coding sequence ATGGAAAATGACTTTTTAAAACAGTTTGTAAGACAGATTTCCGAGCAGCAAATTGCAAAGGTTGCAGAAGAAAAAAGAAGGAACCGCTTTCGCGAAATCGGTAGAGAGGGAGGTTTGAAAAAGAAGACGGCGAACCACTTTTCAAAGGTAGTCTCAGTTCGTTTTACCGAAAAGGAGTTTGAGAAAATTCGAAAGGAAGCAGAAAAATATAACCTGAAAATTTCAAAATATTTAAGGCTGATTTCTACCGAAAAGGAACTTAAAGTAAACGAGTTCAAGACAGACGAAGTTCTATTGAATTACGGCAACAATTTTATAAGGATATCCAATCTGCTTAGGAACAGAGAATGGAACGAGTTTGAAAACAAGAAAGAGATCCTTGAGGAAATTCACACCGTCACCAAATTAATCAGAGAATACCTCTACCAACAAATCATCAAGCATGAACAATTCGGCAACGACGAGGAGGATCAGTAA
- a CDS encoding VapE domain-containing protein, producing MEEITNKPAEEQKIPVLYQTDSETTTIFDMVMKYLESKYDLRFNAIALEIEISLKGKDHWTELNINSLLIELVQAGIQITMQKLEILVRSHLIKRYNPIAEYFKKLAGWDGEDHIRKLAGFVRTNDSEAFRYHLEKWLTRAVLCALKKDYVNKQCLVLASSKQNTGKTTFLRFLIPDGLRDYYSENVTVDKDGIIAICKNFILNADELAVLSKSDVNTLKSFISMGGAKVRVPYGRKPENMDRICSFVASTNRTDFLTDETGSVRWLVFEVYSIDFAYAEEIDIDKVWAQAYHNAFERKNYQPEMTLSDIEANELRNEQFSQLSLEQEIVSAHFEKSKDIKDFLTATDIVVAMNNALNLRLNNIKVGKALTRLKYERIKHPKLQVYGYLIRRKID from the coding sequence ATGGAAGAAATAACCAACAAGCCGGCTGAGGAGCAAAAAATCCCAGTACTTTACCAAACCGATTCAGAGACCACTACCATTTTCGATATGGTGATGAAGTATCTTGAAAGCAAGTATGACCTTCGCTTTAACGCCATCGCCCTGGAGATAGAAATATCGCTCAAAGGAAAGGATCACTGGACGGAGCTAAACATCAACTCCCTGCTGATAGAGCTCGTACAGGCCGGGATTCAGATTACGATGCAGAAGTTGGAGATCCTCGTACGGAGCCACTTGATAAAGAGATACAACCCGATAGCGGAATACTTTAAAAAACTCGCGGGCTGGGACGGCGAAGACCATATCCGGAAGCTGGCGGGATTTGTTCGGACCAACGACAGCGAAGCGTTCCGCTACCATCTCGAGAAGTGGCTGACCCGCGCCGTGCTTTGCGCATTGAAGAAAGACTATGTCAACAAGCAGTGCCTCGTGCTGGCAAGCTCCAAACAGAACACGGGCAAAACCACCTTCCTGCGATTCCTCATCCCGGACGGGCTCAGGGATTATTATTCCGAAAATGTCACAGTGGACAAGGACGGCATCATTGCCATCTGCAAAAATTTCATCCTCAACGCCGACGAGCTGGCCGTCCTGTCCAAATCGGATGTCAACACGCTGAAATCCTTTATCTCGATGGGCGGCGCAAAGGTGAGGGTGCCTTACGGGAGAAAGCCGGAGAACATGGACAGGATATGTTCCTTTGTTGCCTCCACCAACAGAACAGATTTCCTTACCGACGAGACAGGAAGCGTAAGGTGGCTGGTTTTCGAAGTTTACAGCATTGATTTCGCCTATGCGGAGGAAATAGACATAGACAAGGTATGGGCGCAGGCGTACCACAATGCTTTTGAAAGAAAAAATTACCAACCGGAAATGACGCTCTCGGACATAGAGGCTAATGAGCTGAGGAACGAGCAGTTTTCCCAGCTTTCACTTGAGCAGGAAATCGTTTCCGCACACTTCGAGAAATCGAAGGACATCAAGGACTTTCTTACGGCGACGGACATCGTTGTGGCAATGAACAACGCCCTGAATTTAAGATTGAACAACATCAAGGTCGGAAAGGCGCTCACCAGGCTCAAGTATGAAAGAATCAAGCATCCGAAACTGCAGGTTTACGGCTACCTGATCCGAAGAAAGATTGACTGA
- a CDS encoding toprim domain-containing protein — protein sequence MNCKQANENISIKEVMESFSLFPSKEHPKTAYYYAINRQERTPSLLVNYVKNIALDFGTGKQYDVVSIVQELKQCTVSDALEYLEKFDFSFQKQKGNLNNPKEETKSYQILEVKEVSHPALIEYLKYRKLESQKSELQEIHYEMNGKNYFGLGFKNDSGGYEIRSRFSKICLGKKDITTIKNNSENLKVFEGFTDYLSFKILEPEKTPSDYLILNAVAMVHKTSGLFGNYKSVEMYLDNDRAGEQCRDSILKIFPEADDRSNEYFPHQDLNDFLISQEEKTLENKLEKNQTAIHESEENRNIYRRKR from the coding sequence ATGAATTGCAAACAAGCCAACGAAAATATCAGCATCAAAGAAGTAATGGAAAGTTTTTCTCTATTCCCAAGCAAAGAACATCCGAAAACAGCCTATTATTATGCTATCAATCGACAAGAACGAACGCCAAGTTTATTAGTGAATTATGTGAAAAATATTGCCCTTGATTTTGGCACTGGAAAACAATACGATGTCGTGTCGATAGTTCAGGAGCTCAAACAATGCACTGTATCCGATGCTCTTGAATATCTTGAAAAGTTTGATTTTTCTTTTCAAAAGCAGAAGGGAAATTTAAACAATCCAAAAGAAGAAACTAAATCTTATCAAATATTAGAAGTAAAAGAAGTGTCACATCCAGCGTTGATTGAATATTTAAAATATAGAAAACTCGAATCTCAAAAATCTGAACTTCAGGAAATTCATTACGAAATGAATGGGAAGAACTATTTCGGATTAGGATTCAAAAACGATTCGGGAGGCTACGAGATCCGCAGCAGGTTTTCCAAAATCTGCCTTGGAAAAAAGGATATCACCACGATAAAAAATAATTCTGAAAACCTCAAGGTTTTCGAGGGCTTTACCGACTACCTCTCCTTTAAAATTTTAGAACCGGAAAAGACACCTTCCGACTATCTAATTCTGAACGCTGTCGCCATGGTTCACAAGACATCAGGGCTTTTTGGAAATTATAAATCTGTCGAAATGTACTTGGATAACGACCGCGCCGGCGAACAGTGCAGGGATTCAATTTTGAAAATATTCCCGGAGGCAGATGACCGGTCGAATGAATATTTCCCTCATCAAGATCTGAATGATTTCCTGATATCACAGGAAGAAAAGACACTTGAAAATAAGCTTGAAAAAAATCAAACAGCCATACACGAGTCCGAGGAAAACCGGAATATTTACAGGAGAAAAAGATGA
- a CDS encoding relaxase/mobilization nuclease domain-containing protein — protein MNNSATTRRISKIAIEYNGNDKGAAECIYSNNLLSTMPEERFEEMKIVAERNPNVKKWALTGYISPPKEIGDRLTNEELKELALKSLKNVGLTENNQVVLDVHNSTKQKHIHFIVNRIDVYGKCTVKSANIGKRFGESVRNVCKEMNLKTDVEIGKEKKQQMLKVLQNCLKVSRNFDDLVDYMRRCGYKVTLSQNVKDGISGMRIVRLKDINDQTQRQYHPGYKLSEITSKLKIKDIKEILNQNAENHQSAIFSQSNPQTNEIKHPEKSALREIENAVKELLKPSYAPAADDELLRKRKRRR, from the coding sequence ATGAACAATTCGGCAACGACGAGGAGGATCAGTAAGATTGCGATTGAATACAATGGCAATGACAAAGGCGCGGCGGAATGTATTTATTCCAACAACCTGCTTTCAACAATGCCGGAGGAAAGATTTGAAGAGATGAAGATTGTCGCCGAGAGAAATCCGAATGTAAAGAAATGGGCTTTGACGGGCTACATTTCTCCACCAAAAGAAATCGGCGACAGACTGACCAACGAAGAGCTGAAGGAACTGGCTTTAAAATCATTGAAAAATGTGGGACTTACGGAAAATAACCAGGTCGTCCTGGATGTCCACAATTCCACGAAGCAGAAACATATCCACTTCATCGTGAACCGCATAGATGTTTATGGTAAATGCACGGTAAAATCTGCCAATATCGGAAAGCGCTTCGGCGAATCGGTTCGAAATGTCTGCAAAGAGATGAACCTGAAAACAGATGTGGAAATAGGGAAAGAGAAAAAGCAGCAGATGCTGAAAGTTCTGCAAAACTGTCTGAAGGTCTCAAGAAATTTTGATGACTTGGTCGATTATATGCGGCGATGTGGTTATAAAGTGACGCTCTCGCAGAATGTGAAGGACGGTATTTCGGGGATGCGGATTGTTAGATTAAAGGACATCAACGACCAAACCCAGAGGCAGTACCATCCCGGTTACAAACTTTCGGAGATCACCAGCAAACTGAAGATTAAGGACATCAAAGAAATCCTAAACCAGAATGCGGAAAACCACCAGTCGGCGATTTTCAGTCAGAGTAATCCACAAACGAACGAAATAAAACATCCGGAAAAATCAGCCCTCAGGGAGATTGAAAATGCCGTGAAGGAACTCCTCAAACCGAGCTACGCACCCGCGGCTGACGATGAATTGCTGAGGAAAAGAAAAAGAAGGCGATAG